A part of Myxococcus landrumus genomic DNA contains:
- a CDS encoding integration host factor subunit alpha, which yields MTKADIIEGVYEKVGFSKKESAEIVELVFDTLKETLERGDKIKISGFGNFQVRQKKARVGRNPQTGKEIEISARRVLTFRPSQVLKSALNGEAPPDDHAEIDAREEAAADAAEARGEDFDEEGMEDSEG from the coding sequence ATGACGAAGGCGGACATCATCGAGGGCGTCTACGAGAAGGTCGGCTTCTCGAAGAAGGAGTCGGCCGAAATCGTGGAGCTCGTGTTCGACACGCTCAAGGAGACGCTGGAGCGTGGGGACAAGATCAAGATCTCCGGGTTCGGCAACTTCCAGGTGCGCCAGAAGAAGGCGCGCGTGGGCCGCAACCCGCAGACGGGCAAGGAGATTGAAATCTCGGCCCGTCGGGTGCTGACCTTCCGGCCCAGCCAGGTGTTGAAGAGTGCCTTGAACGGGGAGGCACCGCCGGATGACCACGCGGAGATTGACGCGAGGGAAGAGGCGGCGGCGGATGCGGCGGAGGCTCGGGGGGAGGATTTCGATGAAGAGGGGATGGAAGATTCGGAGGGGTGA
- the pheT gene encoding phenylalanine--tRNA ligase subunit beta, which translates to MKISVKWLGDYVALPPSVDELARKLTAAGLEIEGLERPAEGLKGVVVGQIQESVQHPNADKLSVTKIDAGTGALLQVVCGAKNFKVGDKVPLATVGAKLPNGMEIKQAALRGVDSSGMLCSAKELGLSEESSGLLILSPDQKVGTPIAEALGLDDVVLEVNVTPNRPDALSHLGVAREVGVVTGAALKVPQPKPVESGAPASEKVKVRVESPERCPRYAARVVENVTIKPSPQWMQERLKACGVRAINNVVDVTNYVNLEYGQPLHAFDLDKLAGQEIVVRMAAKGEKLTTLDGKARTLDSDDLVICDKSTPQALAGVMGGGDSEVTEKTTRLVLESANFAGSGVRRTAKRHVLHTEASHRFERGADLDAVVPALERAAQLIAELSGGTVAPGRVDVYPAEKAPRQVTLRFARVEKVLGVAVAEAEVRRILEALGFKKVAEGAGQATYEVPRARVDVEREEDLLEEVARVYGYDNIPAKLPRGLAELAPEPAHSEAERRLRQALAGAGLSEVVNYSFVAPKSLEVLGLKEQPVALLNPLSVEQSVMRTSLLPGLLENLSRSVRHQVESVSVYETGRAYFRDAEGGQGIRPAAREVHRVAGLVWGLRGGGRSWTQKDARADFYDAKGAVEAVLAALRVEGTTWSLGGPAAYHPRASAEVKGADGTVLGHVGELHPRVVKALGLPEGVFVFELDTAPLYAAARLVPEYHPLPKFPAVLRDLAVVVPVEQANEEVRKVILEVGGPLVEDALVFDVYTGKPIPEGKKNLAYALRYRSADRTLTDVEVSEAHQRIISEVNQRLGASLRA; encoded by the coding sequence GTGAAGATTTCAGTGAAGTGGCTCGGTGATTACGTGGCGCTGCCGCCGTCGGTGGACGAGCTGGCGCGCAAGTTGACCGCCGCGGGCCTGGAGATTGAGGGCCTGGAGCGTCCGGCCGAAGGGCTCAAGGGCGTGGTGGTGGGGCAGATTCAGGAGTCCGTGCAGCACCCCAACGCCGACAAGCTCTCCGTCACGAAGATTGACGCCGGGACGGGCGCGCTGCTGCAGGTGGTGTGCGGCGCGAAGAACTTCAAGGTCGGCGACAAGGTGCCGCTGGCCACGGTGGGCGCGAAGCTGCCCAACGGCATGGAGATCAAGCAGGCCGCGCTGCGAGGCGTGGACAGCTCCGGCATGCTCTGCTCCGCGAAGGAGCTGGGGCTGAGCGAAGAGTCCAGTGGCTTGCTCATCCTGTCGCCGGACCAGAAGGTCGGCACGCCCATCGCGGAGGCGCTGGGGCTGGATGACGTGGTGCTGGAGGTCAACGTCACGCCGAACCGTCCGGACGCGCTCAGTCACCTGGGCGTGGCGCGCGAGGTCGGCGTGGTGACGGGGGCGGCGCTGAAGGTGCCCCAGCCGAAGCCCGTGGAGTCGGGGGCTCCCGCGTCCGAGAAGGTGAAGGTGCGGGTGGAGAGCCCGGAGCGCTGCCCGAGGTACGCGGCGCGGGTGGTGGAGAACGTCACCATCAAGCCGTCGCCGCAGTGGATGCAGGAGCGGCTGAAGGCCTGTGGCGTGCGCGCCATCAACAACGTGGTGGACGTCACCAACTACGTGAATCTGGAGTACGGCCAGCCGCTGCACGCGTTCGACCTGGACAAGCTCGCGGGGCAGGAAATCGTCGTCCGCATGGCGGCGAAGGGCGAGAAGCTGACCACGCTGGATGGAAAGGCGCGGACGCTGGACTCGGACGACCTGGTCATCTGCGACAAGTCCACGCCGCAGGCGCTCGCGGGGGTGATGGGCGGCGGCGACAGCGAGGTGACGGAGAAGACGACGCGGCTGGTGCTGGAGTCGGCGAACTTCGCGGGCTCGGGCGTGCGGCGGACGGCGAAGCGGCACGTGCTGCACACGGAGGCGTCGCACCGGTTCGAGCGGGGCGCGGACCTGGACGCGGTGGTGCCGGCGCTCGAGCGGGCCGCGCAGCTCATCGCGGAGCTGTCGGGTGGCACGGTGGCGCCGGGTCGGGTGGACGTGTACCCAGCCGAGAAGGCGCCCCGGCAGGTGACGCTGCGCTTCGCCCGGGTGGAGAAGGTGCTGGGCGTGGCGGTGGCGGAGGCCGAGGTTCGCCGCATCCTGGAGGCGCTGGGCTTCAAGAAGGTCGCGGAGGGCGCGGGGCAGGCGACGTACGAGGTGCCCCGGGCGCGCGTGGACGTGGAGCGTGAGGAGGACCTGCTGGAGGAGGTCGCTCGCGTGTACGGCTACGACAACATCCCGGCGAAGCTGCCGCGCGGTCTGGCCGAGCTGGCGCCGGAGCCCGCGCACTCGGAGGCGGAGCGGCGGCTGCGTCAGGCGCTTGCGGGGGCGGGGCTGAGCGAGGTCGTGAACTACTCGTTCGTCGCACCGAAGAGCCTGGAGGTGTTGGGCCTGAAGGAGCAGCCGGTGGCGCTGCTCAATCCGTTGAGTGTCGAGCAGTCGGTGATGCGCACCAGCCTGTTGCCGGGGCTCTTGGAGAACCTGTCGCGCAGCGTGCGGCACCAGGTGGAGTCGGTGTCGGTGTACGAGACGGGGCGGGCCTACTTCCGGGACGCGGAGGGCGGGCAGGGGATTCGGCCCGCGGCGCGCGAGGTGCACCGGGTGGCGGGGTTGGTGTGGGGCCTGCGCGGGGGCGGCCGGAGCTGGACGCAGAAGGATGCCCGGGCGGACTTCTACGACGCGAAGGGCGCGGTGGAGGCGGTGCTCGCGGCGCTGCGCGTGGAGGGCACCACCTGGTCGCTGGGTGGGCCAGCGGCGTACCACCCTCGGGCGAGCGCGGAGGTGAAGGGGGCGGATGGGACGGTGCTGGGCCACGTGGGCGAGCTGCACCCCCGGGTGGTGAAGGCGCTGGGGCTGCCGGAGGGCGTGTTCGTGTTCGAACTGGACACGGCGCCCCTGTACGCGGCCGCTCGGCTGGTGCCGGAGTACCACCCGTTGCCGAAGTTCCCAGCCGTCTTGCGGGACCTGGCGGTGGTGGTTCCCGTGGAGCAGGCGAACGAGGAAGTGCGGAAGGTGATTCTGGAGGTGGGCGGGCCGCTGGTGGAGGACGCGCTGGTGTTCGACGTCTACACGGGCAAGCCGATTCCCGAGGGGAAGAAGAACCTGGCGTACGCGCTGCGCTACCGTTCGGCGGACCGGACGTTGACGGACGTGGAGGTCAGCGAGGCCCACCAGCGCATCATCAGCGAGGTGAACCAGAGGCTGGGTGCTTCGCTGCGTGCCTGA
- the pheS gene encoding phenylalanine--tRNA ligase subunit alpha encodes MRDRLQALAEAARQEIAQAADLPAVEALRVRYLGKKGELSGVLGGMGKLPPDERRALGEVANTVKAELEKLLSDAIQRAEDAALEARLQGPGLDVTLPGRTVAPGSRHPVSRTMEDIVRTFSRLGFDVASGPEIELDYFNFEALNLPKDHPARDMQDTFYVEESSLGHAKKADSSVLLRTHTSPVQVRYMLQRKPPIRAVMPGRVYRRDSDITHTPMFHQVEGLLVDKDVTFAELKGSLDAFVKAFFGSDTRTRFRPSFFPFTEPSAEVDISCTSCGGKGCRVCKQTGWLEVLGSGMVHPNVFTSAGYDPGEVTGYAFGMGVERIAMLRYRIDDLRMMFENDSRFLEQF; translated from the coding sequence ATGCGGGACAGGTTGCAGGCGTTGGCGGAGGCCGCTCGGCAGGAAATCGCCCAGGCGGCGGATCTCCCCGCGGTGGAGGCGCTTCGGGTTCGCTATCTGGGCAAGAAGGGTGAGCTGTCCGGAGTCCTCGGCGGCATGGGCAAGCTGCCCCCCGACGAGCGGCGCGCCCTGGGCGAGGTCGCGAACACCGTCAAGGCGGAGCTGGAGAAGCTGCTCTCGGACGCCATCCAGCGCGCCGAGGACGCGGCGTTGGAGGCCCGGCTCCAGGGCCCTGGGCTGGACGTGACGCTGCCCGGCCGCACGGTGGCGCCGGGGAGCCGGCACCCGGTGTCCAGGACGATGGAGGACATCGTCCGCACGTTCTCCCGGCTGGGCTTCGACGTGGCCAGTGGTCCGGAGATCGAACTGGACTACTTCAACTTCGAGGCGCTGAACCTCCCGAAGGACCACCCCGCGCGGGACATGCAGGACACGTTCTATGTGGAGGAGTCCTCGCTGGGCCACGCGAAGAAGGCGGACAGCTCCGTGCTGCTCCGCACGCACACATCGCCGGTCCAGGTCCGCTACATGCTCCAGCGCAAGCCGCCCATCCGCGCGGTGATGCCGGGGCGGGTCTACCGGCGCGACTCGGACATCACCCACACGCCCATGTTCCACCAGGTGGAGGGGCTGCTGGTGGACAAGGACGTGACGTTCGCGGAGCTGAAGGGCTCGCTGGATGCGTTCGTGAAGGCGTTCTTCGGTTCGGACACGCGCACGCGCTTCCGCCCGTCGTTCTTCCCGTTCACCGAGCCGTCGGCCGAAGTGGACATCTCCTGCACCTCGTGCGGCGGCAAGGGCTGCCGCGTGTGCAAGCAGACGGGGTGGCTGGAGGTGCTGGGCAGCGGGATGGTGCACCCCAACGTGTTCACCTCGGCGGGGTATGACCCGGGTGAAGTGACGGGGTACGCGTTCGGCATGGGCGTGGAGCGCATCGCCATGCTGCGCTACCGCATCGACGACCTGCGGATGATGTTCGAGAACGACTCGCGGTTCCTCGAGCAGTTCTGA